In one window of Rathayibacter caricis DSM 15933 DNA:
- a CDS encoding siderophore-interacting protein codes for MPPTTAAPARPAYRPYLATVSRATRIAPHFIRVTLTGDDLDSVGCTGPDQRIKLVVPTATSSARDFLASVADADGPDGVAADWYGRWRTLPDEQRNPLRTYTIRAVRPAASEIDVDFVAHGDSGPASAWVGTAAPGSEVVIIAPDTRSELPGGGVEWHPGAATSLLLAGDETAVPAIGAILESLPADASGAAFLEVPTAEDRLTLRHPAGVQVTWLVRESGADCGAALDASVRAWSTRFLTAHHRGVEVSDVDIDSGILWEVPEESTDPGLYAWIAGEAGAVKRIRRCLVTELGVDRKRVAFMGYWRLGRSEAN; via the coding sequence ATGCCTCCGACGACCGCCGCCCCCGCCCGCCCGGCCTACCGGCCGTACCTCGCGACCGTCTCCCGGGCGACGAGGATCGCTCCGCACTTCATCCGCGTGACCCTCACGGGCGACGACCTCGACTCCGTCGGCTGCACCGGACCCGACCAGCGGATCAAGCTCGTGGTCCCGACCGCGACCTCGAGCGCCCGCGACTTCCTGGCGTCCGTCGCCGATGCCGACGGCCCGGACGGAGTCGCCGCCGACTGGTACGGCCGCTGGCGCACCCTGCCCGACGAGCAGCGGAACCCCCTGCGCACCTACACGATCCGCGCCGTCCGACCGGCCGCCTCCGAGATCGACGTCGACTTCGTCGCGCACGGCGACTCCGGCCCCGCCTCGGCCTGGGTCGGCACCGCCGCGCCCGGCTCCGAGGTCGTCATCATCGCCCCCGACACCCGCTCCGAGCTGCCCGGCGGCGGCGTCGAGTGGCACCCCGGAGCGGCGACGTCGCTCCTGCTCGCCGGCGACGAGACCGCCGTCCCCGCGATCGGCGCGATCCTCGAGAGCCTCCCGGCCGACGCCTCCGGAGCCGCGTTCCTCGAGGTGCCCACCGCAGAGGACCGCCTGACGCTGCGCCACCCGGCCGGTGTGCAGGTCACCTGGCTCGTCCGCGAGAGCGGAGCCGACTGCGGAGCGGCGCTCGACGCCTCCGTCCGCGCCTGGTCGACCCGCTTCCTCACGGCGCACCACCGCGGCGTCGAGGTGTCGGACGTCGACATCGACAGCGGGATCCTCTGGGAGGTGCCCGAGGAGAGCACCGACCCCGGCCTCTACGCCTGGATCGCGGGCGAGGCCGGAGCGGTCAAGCGCATCCGCCGCTGCCTCGTGACCGAGCTCGGCGTCGACCGCAAGCGCGTGGCGTTCATGGG
- a CDS encoding SIP domain-containing protein — translation MFEGRDGSEPVDVKQYLIAGDETVVPWIQSMLDSLPANARGQVFVEVDDARGLPPLSAPGRVTVTWLGRSTRSGAPGTGALCRPGMALDRAVRAWAGEMSVVDGDYPWSDERHDFCAWVGGAGPLIAELAADVEARLRVSAEHAAR, via the coding sequence ATGTTCGAGGGACGAGACGGCTCGGAGCCGGTCGACGTCAAGCAGTACCTGATCGCGGGCGACGAGACCGTCGTGCCGTGGATCCAGAGCATGCTCGACTCCCTCCCCGCGAACGCCCGCGGCCAGGTGTTCGTCGAGGTCGACGACGCACGAGGCCTTCCCCCGCTCTCGGCTCCCGGCCGCGTCACCGTCACCTGGCTCGGCCGCTCGACGCGCTCCGGCGCGCCGGGTACGGGCGCGCTGTGCCGCCCCGGCATGGCGCTCGACCGCGCCGTGCGGGCCTGGGCGGGCGAGATGTCCGTCGTCGACGGCGACTACCCGTGGTCGGACGAGCGTCACGACTTCTGCGCGTGGGTCGGGGGAGCGGGGCCGCTCATCGCCGAGCTCGCCGCCGACGTCGAGGCGCGACTGCGCGTCTCGGCCGAGCACGCCGCCCGCTGA